The Pleuronectes platessa chromosome 11, fPlePla1.1, whole genome shotgun sequence genome includes a window with the following:
- the LOC128451473 gene encoding 5'-3' exonuclease PLD4 produces the protein MSTYRRLDDSDVQESVQDNGKSTSCVVLVVLLGCVSVLGILIAVAVLERPSPPKDHETLPKDTGWSNTSTDQCSMALVESIPQHVEYKSNVTRGIPLEQAWKDLISMATEEVLVVSFYWTLTGEDININSSSDIPGKNILRDLEELPSRNVSVRVVTSVPSVRNNSTDLKVLEAKGVQVRSVNFGRLTNGVLHSKFWIIDRRHVFIGSANMDWRALTQVKELGAVMYNCSSVALDLYKIFQSYWVMGGSNSSLPRPWPSEFDTDINKYHPLLVEADNVSSRIYLSGSPPSFCPPSRTQDLEAVLSIITEAQHYVDVAVMEYSPTTRFSKPVRYWPFIDEALRTAAFERRVKIRMLISCGRNSDPAMLPFLQSLASMDSPLHGISIQVKLFILPVGNHSDIPYARVNHNKYMVTDKVAYIGTSNWSGDYFLTTAGVGLVISQHAPHAVWRTKALQGQLRAVFERDWFSAFAVHLDDLGNHPDCALLT, from the exons ATGTCTACGTACAGAAGACTCGATGACAGTGATGTTCAGGAAAGTGTTCAGGACAACGGG AAGTCGACCAGCTGTGTGGTACTTGTTGTGCTCCTGGGCTGTGTGTCCGTCCTGGGGATTTTAATCGCCGTAGCCGTCCTGGAGAGACCCTCGCCGCCTAAAGATCACGAGACACTTCCTAAGGACACTGGTTGGAGCAATACCTCCACAGACCAGTGCAG CATGGCCCTCGTGGAGAGCATTCCCCAACATGTGGAATATAAATCCAACGTGACGCGTGGGATCCCTCTGGAGCAAGCCTGGAAAGATCTTATCTCCATGGCAACGGAAGAGGTTCTCGTGGTCTCCTTCTACTGGACTTTAACTGGGGAGGACATCAACATTAACTCCTCCTCCGACATTCCG GGAAAGAACATCCTGAGGGACCTTGAGGAGTTGCCCTCCAGGAACGTGTCTGTCCGGGTGGTGACCAGTGTTCCCTCAGTCAGGAACAACTCCACCGATTTAAAGGTCTTAGAGGCGAAAG GGGTTCAGGTGCGGAGCGTGAACTTTGGCCGCCTGACAAATGGCGTCCTCCACAGCAAGTTCTGGATCATTGACAGGAGACACGTGTTCATCGGCAGCGCCAACATGGACTGGAGGGCTCTCACTCAG GTGAAGGAGCTCGGAGCGGTCATGTACAACTGCTCCAGTGTAGCTCTGGACCTGTATAAGATCTTCCAGTCTTACTGGGTGATGGGAGGGTCCAACAGCTCCCTGCCTAGACCCTGGCCCTCAGAGTTTGACACTGACATTAACAAATATCACCCCCTCCTGGTGGAAGCCGACAATGTCTCCAGCAGGATTTACCTCTCA GGTTCTCCACCATCATTCTGTCCTCCCTCGAGGACACAGGACCTGGAGGCCGTTCTCTCCATCATCACAGAGGCCCAACACTATGTAGATGTAGCTGTCATGGAGTACTCCCCCACCACACGCTTTTCAAAGCCCGTGAG ATACTGGCCCTTCATCGATGAGGCCCTCAGGACGGCTGCATTCGAGAGGAGGGTTAAGATCCGGATGCTGATCAGCTGCGGACGTAACTCTGATCCGGCCATGCTGCCTTTCCTTCAGTCCCTGGCGTCAATGGACAGCCCTCTTCATGGCATCAGCATTCAAGTG AAATTGTTCATACTGCCTGTGGGAAACCATTCTGATATTCCCTACGCCAGAGTCAACCACAACAAATACATGGTGACAGATAAAGTCGCCTACATCG GTACGTCCAACTGGTCAGGGGACTACTTTCTCACCACAGCTGGAGTGGGGCTGGtcatttcccagcatgccccTCACGCTGTATGGAGGACCAAGGCCCTGCAGGGGCAGCTCAGGGCGGTTTTTGAGAGAGACTGGTTCTCTGCGTTTGCTGTGCACCTCGACGACCTGGGGAACCACCCAGACTGTGCATTGTTAACATGA